TAATTTCAGCAAAGACAAAAACTCCGTTTATAAAAACCCACTTACTTTAGGTATTGATATTGAAACAGGTGGGCATGTATTTCAATTGCTATTCTCAAATGCAAGAGGAACAAATGACAGCGCTTTTTTAACTAAAGCACAAGGTGATTGGAGCAAAGGAGATATTTCATTTGGATTTAATGTGGTAAGAGTATTTTAAGTTAGGGGAAATACTTCTTGTTTAGTGGCCTTCTATTTATTTAGAAGGCTTTTTTTATGTACTACGAATTCTACTCAGTGTTTCTTGCGATATTCCCAACATTGAAGCAATGTGTCCTAAATTTGCTATTTGGGTAATATTAGGATATACACTTATTAGCAATTCATACTTTTCTTTCGCTGATAAGAAATAATAGCCCTTGTAAAATTCATCGATAATAGCTAATTCTTGCTCCATCATTAACCTACCGAATCGTTCTAATTCAGGATGTTCTTTGAAGAGTAATTGCCAATTGTCATAAGATATAGAAACTACTTTGCAAACATCGATAGCCTCCAAATATTCATTCGATGGATTTTGTAAAATATAACTTCCCCACGATGTAAATAAAGAATTCGGTCCGTATACCCAATGCGTAATATCTTTTCCTTTTTGATATATAAAACTTCTAACACTTCCTTCTTTTAAAAAGTACAGATGTTTACATGTTTTACCAATATTGAGAATTTGCTCACCTTTTTCAAATACGACTTCGTTGGATAAACTTAGTATATGTTGAAATGTATCTTCTTTTAAATCAATATATCCTTTGATATAATCTGCTAGCTCTTGCATTTGGCTAATTTAAATAAATTGAATTGAGATTCTTTACAAAAAACAAAAACGCTTCTAAAAATAGAAGCGTTTTTTTGTTTTATGATATTTCCTGTTATTGATTGCTGGTAGAAACGTTTTTTCCACCTTTTACAATGTAGAAATATGATCTTCTATTCTTCTGATGTTCTTCCTTTGAACACTTGCTTTGATTTGCATCATTACAGTGATTTAACAATCGGTCTTCTCCAAATCCAATCGCACTTTGTATTCGATTGGCTGCAATACCTCTTGAGATGATATAATCTCTTGTTGACTTTGCTCTGTTATCAGATAAGTTTCTGTTGTATGCTTTCGTTCCTCGACTATCGGTATGTGATTCGATCTTAATCACCATATCTGGATTATTGTTCATTACCGTTACAATATGCTCTAACTCATACTCTGCATCTTCTCTTATGTTGTACAAATCAAAATCAAAGAAGATCGGATTGATAACAATCTGTGCCGCCTCTGGACTTTCTACAATTAACGATTCTAAAGCTAAATCTGTTTTGATTTCCTTCTTGTTAATGTCCTCTGTAGCTGTTTCCTTTTGATCATTTCGGTAATCATCTTTTGAAGCGCTTACTGTAAAGTTGTTCTCACAGTCGATATCTTTAAAGGTATATTTTCCATCTGCCTGTGTTACTTGCTCACTAACTGGTGCTCCACTCTCGTCTATTAATCGAACTGTAGCTCCTGAGATAGGTTTACCTGTGTTTACATCGGTTACGTATCCTCCAATGTCTTCTTTACATCTATAGATCACAAAACTGTATATATCGTCATCTCCCTTTCCTCCTTTTCTATTGGAAGAAAAGTATCCGTATGATTTATCTTCACTAATCACAAAACTAAAATCATCTCTCGGACCATTTATTGGACTTCCTAGATTGACAGGGTCAGTGTACTTATTATCTACATATTTAGCTTCAAACACATCTAAAGCTCCTAAACCTAAATGACCATCTGATGCAAAGTACATGGTGTTTTCACTATCAATACTTGGAAACATTTCTCTTGCTTCTGTATTTATTGGTGCGCCTAAATTCTTTACTTCTCCGTAACTCCCATCATCTTGTATCGCAACCTTATAGATATCGGTAGCTCCTAGTCCTCCTGACATATCTGATACAAAGTATAGTGTCTTCTCATCTGCACTTAATGCTGGATGTCCGCATGAATATTCATTACTGTTAAATGGTAATTCTCTAACATCATCCCAATTCCCATTATTTAAGGTAGCCTTGTATATCTTTAAGTGAGTTACTCGGTTCTTATCTCCTTCTAACTTATCGTCATTGTAATTATCTCTGGTGAAATACATCGTTTTACCATCTCCTGTAACAATAGCGTTAGATTCATGATAACGCGTATTTAAAGATGGTAACTTCTCAGAAGCACTTACCTGAAGTCCTTTTTCAATATCATTACTCAAATCTGCATCGGCAGTATAGATATTTAAAAACGGTTGCTCGTTCCACTTGTATAACTTCTTATCAAACTTTGAACCTTCTGGTTTAGTAGATGCGAAATACAACTTATCTCCGTAGATAAAACCTCCAAAATCTGAATACTTCGTATTGATCTCTAAGTTCTGAATACTAACATACGTCTTCTTACGATTAGAGTACTTCACAAAGTAATCTGCATTCTTTTCTAAAGCTAAGGCTCTTGAATCTTCTCCCTTTACTTCTTTTAACTTACGAAGCCATGAATCTGATTCATCAACCTTACCATTACTCTTTAAGGCTTGAGCATATCTGAACATATATTCTGGTGATACCTGATCTTTGTATTTCTCAAATAAAATACGATACCACTTCTCTGCCTCACTTGTATTGGTATTGTAATAATGAGAATCTCCTAGCCTACTAATGACTAGTTCTGACTCATCTCCTTTGTTATAAATAACCTCATATAACTCAGCAGATTTCTTATACGCAAACTCCTTGAAGTAACGATCTGCTGCATAACGCCTTTGTGAAAAAGACGAAAAGCTAATTATTAAAAAATAAATTAGTAATAGTTTCCTCATAATATTAATTTAAAAGAACCTTGGCGA
This genomic window from Tenacibaculum sp. 190524A05c contains:
- a CDS encoding OmpA family protein: MRKLLLIYFLIISFSSFSQRRYAADRYFKEFAYKKSAELYEVIYNKGDESELVISRLGDSHYYNTNTSEAEKWYRILFEKYKDQVSPEYMFRYAQALKSNGKVDESDSWLRKLKEVKGEDSRALALEKNADYFVKYSNRKKTYVSIQNLEINTKYSDFGGFIYGDKLYFASTKPEGSKFDKKLYKWNEQPFLNIYTADADLSNDIEKGLQVSASEKLPSLNTRYHESNAIVTGDGKTMYFTRDNYNDDKLEGDKNRVTHLKIYKATLNNGNWDDVRELPFNSNEYSCGHPALSADEKTLYFVSDMSGGLGATDIYKVAIQDDGSYGEVKNLGAPINTEAREMFPSIDSENTMYFASDGHLGLGALDVFEAKYVDNKYTDPVNLGSPINGPRDDFSFVISEDKSYGYFSSNRKGGKGDDDIYSFVIYRCKEDIGGYVTDVNTGKPISGATVRLIDESGAPVSEQVTQADGKYTFKDIDCENNFTVSASKDDYRNDQKETATEDINKKEIKTDLALESLIVESPEAAQIVINPIFFDFDLYNIREDAEYELEHIVTVMNNNPDMVIKIESHTDSRGTKAYNRNLSDNRAKSTRDYIISRGIAANRIQSAIGFGEDRLLNHCNDANQSKCSKEEHQKNRRSYFYIVKGGKNVSTSNQ
- a CDS encoding Crp/Fnr family transcriptional regulator yields the protein MQELADYIKGYIDLKEDTFQHILSLSNEVVFEKGEQILNIGKTCKHLYFLKEGSVRSFIYQKGKDITHWVYGPNSLFTSWGSYILQNPSNEYLEAIDVCKVVSISYDNWQLLFKEHPELERFGRLMMEQELAIIDEFYKGYYFLSAKEKYELLISVYPNITQIANLGHIASMLGISQETLSRIRST